The following coding sequences are from one Saccharomyces cerevisiae S288C chromosome VI, complete sequence window:
- the LPD1 gene encoding dihydrolipoyl dehydrogenase (Dihydrolipoamide dehydrogenase; the lipoamide dehydrogenase component (E3) of the pyruvate dehydrogenase and 2-oxoglutarate dehydrogenase multi-enzyme complexes; PDH complex is concentrated in spots within the mitochondrial matrix, often near the ERMES complex and near peroxisomes; LPD1 has a paralog, IRC15, that arose from the whole genome duplication), producing the protein MLRIRSLLNNKRAFSSTVRTLTINKSHDVVIIGGGPAGYVAAIKAAQLGFNTACVEKRGKLGGTCLNVGCIPSKALLNNSHLFHQMHTEAQKRGIDVNGDIKINVANFQKAKDDAVKQLTGGIELLFKKNKVTYYKGNGSFEDETKIRVTPVDGLEGTVKEDHILDVKNIIVATGSEVTPFPGIEIDEEKIVSSTGALSLKEIPKRLTIIGGGIIGLEMGSVYSRLGSKVTVVEFQPQIGASMDGEVAKATQKFLKKQGLDFKLSTKVISAKRNDDKNVVEIVVEDTKTNKQENLEAEVLLVAVGRRPYIAGLGAEKIGLEVDKRGRLVIDDQFNSKFPHIKVVGDVTFGPMLAHKAEEEGIAAVEMLKTGHGHVNYNNIPSVMYSHPEVAWVGKTEEQLKEAGIDYKIGKFPFAANSRAKTNQDTEGFVKILIDSKTERILGAHIIGPNAGEMIAEAGLALEYGASAEDVARVCHAHPTLSEAFKEANMAAYDKAIHC; encoded by the coding sequence ATGTTAAGAATCAGATCACTCCTAAATAATAAGCGTGCCTTTTCGTCCACAGTCAGGACATTGACCATTAACAAGTCACATGATGTAGTCATCATCGGTGGTGGCCCTGCTGGTTACGTGGCTGCTATCAAAGCTGCTCAATTGGGATTTAACACTGCATGTGTAGAAAAAAGAGGCAAATTAGGCGGTACCTGTCTTAACGTTGGATGTATCCCCTCCAAAGCACTTCTAAATAATTCTCATTTATTCCACCAAATGCATACGGAAGCGCAAAAGAGAGGTATTGACGTCAACGGTGATATCAAAATTAACGTAGCAAACTTCCAAAAGGCTAAGGATGACGCTGTTAAGCAATTAACTGGAGGTATTGAGCTTCtgttcaagaaaaataaggtCACCTATTATAAAGGTAATGGTTCATTCGAAGACGAAACGAAGATCAGAGTAACTCCCGTTGATGGGTTGGAAGGCACTGTCAAGGAAGACCACATACTAGATGTTAAGAACATCATAGTCGCCACGGGCTCTGAAGTTACACCCTTCCCCGGTATTGAAATAGATgaggaaaaaattgtcTCTTCAACAGGTGCTCTTTCGTTAAAGGAAATTCCCAAAAGATTAACCATCATTGGTGGAGGAATCATCGGATTGGAAATGGGTTCAGTTTACTCTAGATTAGGCTCCAAGGTTACTGTAGTAGAATTTCAACCTCAAATTGGTGCATCTATGGACGGCGAGGTTGCCAAAGCCACCCAaaagttcttgaaaaagcaaGGTTTGGACTTCAAATTAAGCACCAAAGTTATTTCTGCAAAGAGAAACGACGACAAGAACGTCGTCGAAATTGTTGTAGAAGATACTAAAACGAATaagcaagaaaatttggaagctgaagttTTGCTGGTTGCTGTTGGTAGAAGACCTTACATTGCTGGCTTAGGGGCTGAAAAGATTGGATTAGAAGTAGACAAAAGGGGACGCCTAGTCATTGATGACCAATTTAATTCCAAGTTCCCACACATTAAAGTGGTAGGAGATGTTACATTTGGTCCAATGCTGGCTCACAAAGCCGAAGAGGAAGGTATTGCAGCTGTCGAAATGTTGAAAACTGGTCACGGTCATGTCAACTATAACAACATTCCTTCGGTCATGTATTCTCACCCAGAAGTAGCATGGGTTGGTAAAACCGAAGAGCAATTGAAAGAAGCCGGCATTGACTATAAAATTGGTAAGTTCCCCTTTGCGGCCAATTCAAGAGCCAAGACCAACCAAGACACTGAAGGTTTCGTGAAGATTTTGATCGATTCCAAGACCGAGCGTATTTTGGGGGCTCACATTATCGGTCCAAATGCCGGTGAAATGATTGCTGAAGCTGGCTTAGCCTTAGAATATGGCGCTTCCGCAGAAGATGTTGCTAGGGTCTGCCATGCTCATCCTACTTTGTCCGAAGCATTTAAGGAAGCTAACATGGCTGCCTATGATAAAGCTATTCATTGTTGA
- the SMX2 gene encoding mRNA splicing protein SMX2 (Core Sm protein Sm G; part of heteroheptameric complex (with Smb1p, Smd1p, Smd2p, Smd3p, Sme1p, and Smx3p) that is part of the spliceosomal U1, U2, U4, and U5 snRNPs; homolog of human Sm G): MVSTPELKKYMDKKILLNINGSRKVAGILRGYDIFLNVVLDDAMEINGEDPANNHQLGLQTVIRGNSIISLEALDAI; encoded by the coding sequence ATGGTTTCTACCCCTGAACTGAAGAAATATATGGACAAGAAGATATTGCTGAATATAAATGGATCTAGGAAAGTGGCAGGAATTTTGCGAGGCTACGATATTTTCTTAAACGTCGTTCTTGATGATGCAATGGAGATAAATGGTGAAGACCCTGCCAATAACCACCAGCTAGGCTTGCAGACCGTCATTAGGGGCAACTCCATAATATCCCTAGAGGCTCTAGATGCCatataa
- the GNA1 gene encoding glucosamine 6-phosphate N-acetyltransferase (Glucosamine-6-phosphate acetyltransferase; evolutionarily conserved; required for multiple cell cycle events including passage through START, DNA synthesis, and mitosis; involved in UDP-N-acetylglucosamine synthesis, forms GlcNAc6P from AcCoA): MSLPDGFYIRRMEEGDLEQVTETLKVLTTVGTITPESFSKLIKYWNEATVWNDNEDKKIMQYNPMVIVDKRTETVAATGNIIIERKIIHELGLCGHIEDIAVNSKYQGQGLGKLLIDQLVTIGFDYGCYKIILDCDEKNVKFYEKCGFSNAGVEMQIRK; the protein is encoded by the coding sequence ATGAGCTTACCCGATGGATTTTATATAAGGCGAATGGAAGAGGGGGATTTGGAACAGGTCACTGAGACGCTAAAGGTTTTGACCACCGTGGGCACTATTACCCCCGAATCCTTCAGCAAACTCATAAAATACTGGAATGAAGCCACAGTATGGAATGATAacgaagataaaaaaataatgcaATATAACCCCATGGTGATTGTGGACAAGCGCACCGAGACGGTTGCCGCTACGGGGAATATCATCATCGAAAGAAAGATCATTCATGAACTGGGGCTATGTGGCCACATCGAGGACATTGCAGTAAACTCCAAGTATCAGGGCCAAGGTTTGGGCAAGCTCTTGATTGATCAATTGGTAACTATCGGCTTTGACTACGGTTGTTATAAGATTATTTTAGATTGCGATGAGAAAAATGTCAAATTCTATGAAAAATGTGGGTTTAGCAACGCAGGCGTGGAAATGCAAATTAGAAAATAG